From one Bacteroidota bacterium genomic stretch:
- the secY gene encoding preprotein translocase subunit SecY: MKNFIQTLQNIFKIEDLRSRILNTLLFLLVYRLAAHVVLPGIDPTQLAGLRAQTEGGILGLLDAFSGGAFSQASVVALGIMPYISASIVVQLLGIAVPYFQKLQKEGESGRKKLNQITRILTVIVVIFQAPGYLINLKTQAPGAIIAYSNPEIISPAFFMFTSTLIIVAGTLFIMWLGERITEKGIGNGISLIIMTGIIARLPFALRDEFLSRLNDQGGGLVIFLIEMVALFAVVVSVILLVQGTRKIPVQFAKKIVGNKQYGGVRQYIPLKVNAAGVMPIVFAQAIMFIPAYVAQFFPESASWQGFASNITDFTSPLYNIVFAVLIILFTYFYTAIAVNPSQMADDMKKNGGFIPGVKPGRKTSEFIDDVMSKITLPGSFFLAFVAIMPTFANLAGVNSNFAQFYGGTSLLILVGVVLDTLQQIESHLLMRHYDGLMKSGRIKGRSAAIGATA; encoded by the coding sequence ATGAAGAACTTCATACAGACATTACAAAATATCTTTAAAATAGAGGACCTGCGTTCCAGGATCCTGAATACACTCTTGTTCCTGCTGGTGTATCGCCTCGCAGCACATGTGGTGTTGCCGGGTATTGATCCTACTCAGCTCGCAGGGTTACGTGCTCAGACAGAAGGCGGAATTTTAGGTCTGCTGGATGCTTTCTCCGGTGGTGCCTTCTCTCAGGCTTCTGTAGTAGCATTGGGAATTATGCCTTACATCTCTGCATCTATCGTGGTGCAGTTGTTGGGTATCGCGGTTCCTTACTTCCAGAAACTTCAAAAGGAAGGTGAAAGCGGAAGAAAGAAACTCAATCAGATTACACGTATTCTTACCGTTATCGTGGTGATTTTCCAGGCTCCGGGTTATTTAATTAATTTGAAAACTCAGGCTCCGGGTGCAATTATCGCGTATTCCAATCCTGAAATTATCTCTCCGGCATTCTTCATGTTTACCTCTACTTTGATTATTGTGGCGGGTACATTGTTTATCATGTGGCTGGGTGAGCGTATCACTGAAAAAGGTATTGGAAACGGTATTTCATTGATCATTATGACCGGTATTATTGCACGACTTCCCTTCGCATTGCGTGATGAATTCTTATCACGACTGAATGATCAGGGTGGTGGTCTGGTAATATTCCTGATTGAAATGGTGGCATTGTTTGCTGTTGTGGTCTCTGTGATACTTCTCGTTCAAGGCACCCGAAAGATTCCGGTGCAGTTTGCAAAGAAGATTGTTGGAAATAAACAATACGGTGGAGTGCGTCAATATATTCCTCTCAAAGTAAATGCAGCAGGTGTAATGCCGATCGTATTTGCTCAGGCGATTATGTTTATTCCCGCTTATGTGGCGCAGTTCTTCCCGGAATCCGCTTCATGGCAAGGCTTTGCATCTAATATTACTGACTTCACATCTCCGCTTTACAATATTGTATTTGCGGTGCTGATTATACTCTTCACGTATTTCTATACGGCTATCGCTGTCAATCCAAGTCAGATGGCAGATGATATGAAGAAAAATGGTGGATTTATTCCCGGCGTTAAACCCGGACGTAAAACATCTGAATTTATCGATGACGTGATGTCAAAGATTACTTTACCCGGGTCCTTCTTCCTGGCGTTTGTGGCGATCATGCCCACGTTTGCGAATCTGGCCGGTGTAAATTCAAATTTCGCTCAATTCTATGGTGGTACTTCCCTGCTGATTCTCGTCGGTGTTGTACTGGATACCTTACAGCAAATAGAAAGTCATCTGCTCATGCGTCATTACGACGGGTTGATGAAGTCCGGCCGGATTAAAGGTCGTTCTGCTGCGATAGGTGCCACAGCCTAG